Genomic segment of Mercurialis annua linkage group LG6, ddMerAnnu1.2, whole genome shotgun sequence:
atGAACATGACAAATTCAGCTATTatgtgaagaagatgaagaacaaaaataacaaaaaattcaCATCCtcaaagaattaaaaaattatcaattaattacTCTTATTGGTCTTTCAATGTTATTTTCCACCCTGGCTCCCCAACTTTGAAGTCTATTCATTTCAATTTGGTTAATCTTTTATGGACGTTCCTTCCTATCATAATCTTcatttgtttttctttgttaGCGAAAGAAATGATAAACTTGTAAGATATAATACTATTGTTATCAGTTGGTTATTTGACATGGCTTCATAGCTTTGATTTACTATTGTTAGTGTTCAAGAGTGATTTACTAAGTGTAGGATAAGAATTctattatcattaaattatattatatgcaTTTCATTTTCATAAGAGTGATTTACTATAGACCAAGTGTAGGTAAGAATTTTGTAGACACTCATCCTTATGTATGACTTAGATAATGAAGTACTGGTGTAACAATCTAGGGTATGTAAAACTTTCCCATGCTTAGGATTAAGATGCATTTGTAAGATGGTAACATATTTTTTGCATTAAGAAATAGTAAAACTGATTCtgcatttttattgaaatttctCAGCATGCAGGATACGATTGAACGTTATCGTAGGCATGTCAAAGAGCACCAAACCCACAAAAAGGTTATCGATGAGAATTCACAGGTTCTTTCTCTTCCCTTCATTCATTATAGTTGCTGCTTTTTTTAACTCATTGTCTTGTTCCATGTCATCAATTCTAGAAATGATGGCATTTTTTTGCTTGTTGAAATCCTCAAATTGCATTCTTGATTGTGAAGATTAGCGCTTTTGATAGCGTAATGCCATATTGTCAACTAGCTCGGAATCTCTTACACTCATTAAACCTAGTCTTTTATAGGACAGTTAACatcatattatattttgataactgAATTTCTATTTTTACATCAACGAGGGGTTACCATGCATGGTGAAAAAATCCGCATGCAGCAATAGAAACTTGTGTGATTATCCGGGGTGTCAATTGCCACAAAGATAGTAACTTGTCGTTGATGTAAATGATAATcgttttgttaaaaatttataattcagTAACTGCAATTTTTTAACCCTTCGGAAGCTAGTTGAGGTTTAGTTATAGCTAGGGCTTCTCTACATgtccattttattttcttttgttttgattcTCTCCTGGCATCTGCCTTCCATTTCTATAGCAGCAATTGAAGATTGAAGCTGCAAACTTGATGAAGAAGATTGAGCTCCTTGAAGTTTCAAAAAGGTTAGTTTACCTTCTCCATCTTTGCCTCTAAACATTGCTATAAATATTGATGAAATATCAAATTTAAACGCCATATTTTGAAGATTAAATGAGTACACTGATTCAGGAAACTATTGGGAGAAGGTTTGGGGTCATGCAATCTTGAAGAATTGCAGAAGATTGAACAACAGTTGGAGAAAAGTGTGAGCAGCGTCCGAGCTAGAAAGGTTGATACTTACATCCGAGAAATTATTAGGTAGACTGAGTATACCACGTCatgtagactgagtctacctaataaTTTCTCCGTACATACAATTAACACAATATTTGTTTTTCCTGCTTTTGCCTAATTTACTACTCTTAAatcctattttttttctttctataatCAGAATCAGGTCTACAAAGAACAGATTGAGCAACTGAAACAAAAGGTATAACTTTTCAGACATGTCTACTTCAAATTTTATCAGAGAATTTGCAATTGTGTTAGTACAAATTTCAACTAATAACATTTGATTTTTGTGTTTCAGGAGAAACTACTCGTAGCTGAGAATGCAAAGCTGTCTGAAAAGGTACACATGCATGCACCAATATTTTGAATCATCTGATATTATTGTTATCATTATATCAACAATGATAAATATGGATAATATGCTGAGTTAAATATTTTAGCGGttatcaaattatattatttttacggaaaaattatctaatttcaatttttttcatttcgatAATCAACTATTTAATTTCTCACCAATGAGAGGTGACTAAAGGATGTGCGGTGCATTTTTGCTTGCGTGGACTATGAAAACAGAATATTCACCACATCTTACTTACTTTAAGATTATCAACTATTTtctttagtttataattatattttgaattttttatgacATGTGGTAAAACTAGAAATTAAGATGCATATTTTTTTACTATCCTcagctaaaaaaatttaagaaatcaTTTTGTTAGCTACCATTATATTGGGAAAACAAATATTTAGTTAtcgaaatgaaaaataaaataaaaagtccGTTTACTATTCTATAAAAATAGAACGGCAagcacaaaaaagaaaaaattaaccCTTAATATGCCTGACATTTGATTGTTGTAGGATCTAAAATCAAATCGTATCGTATTAAATTCCTACAGACTAGAGTTACTTAAGTATTTCGTTATTGCAATTTGGTTCGccatatcaataatttttttaaacaactatttcaatattttttatcaaattttatcaaaactattatttttataataatgttttaatatagtaactataaaattattatatatttatatttttataaaaaaatattattagattttaagtattttttaaaaaaattattaactttttattatttttagagaaattatataaaattaatattttctttttaaacttGCTATACTTTTAATACTTTTTGgagaaaataacaattttaaacaATCCAGCTGACACAGGGGCATGTAGGTTAGTTCAAGTCGAGAAACTTGCCGTTGAAATGATATATAACATTAGtaattaatcaaaatgaaaCAAACGATACTTTAATCACCAAGTGgaatattttctttttgtcGATAGGTAGAATCTAATTACGTAAGTTGTTAGTAGTTAGTCGTtaaatgttcaattagttttaaACCATTTGACCCTAGTGAGACTCGAAGTCGTCGAGAACTGATGAATATTTTAGTAACACAAAGAATTTTTGAGCCACCGGATGACATGGAGATAGTAAATAAAAGAAGCCAAGTTTGTTTTATGTGAATTACTTATAAGCTATTATTGAGTAATAGACAAAAGGTATTTAATAGCATTCTTTTTTGGAAAATTATAGTGTGCTGTCCCAGCATTGGCAGTAGTGAAAGATAAGGGCGAAAAGCGAGCATTAGAAGAAGGCAGTCCTGTTTCAGATGTGGAGACTGAACTTTTCATTGGCCCACCTGAATCCAGAATTAAGCGTTTTCATCcaactaattaatttagttatcaTGGCCAATATGCCATCTCCCACTATTAATattgtaaattttataatatagttATATTTCATGTGACAGGAAGCAAATAAGGGAACTGTATTGTACGAGTAATTATATGTTATTTGTTCCAGAAACTTTGACATAAATGTCAGTGTTGCAAACTCACTGAAATATATATTGTTCCAGTTTCATTGCCAGTGCTCTCATCCTATATATAGTTAAGAAAAGACAATGAATTTATCTATCTAGTTTGGTCCATcatcttttctatttttaccaAATATACTCACAACGTTTGAGGCTGATGTGGCGCAATATTGATTACGTCGAGTAGGCTAAATTTTTTACATTGTACAATATTGAGTCATGCCAGGTCAAAACGAGTCGTgagtatatttgataaaatcgGAAAAATGATAAACTAATCTGGTAAGATTTAAAAATTACGTATCTTTGTTAAATGGACTAAAGTTGTGGGTAGCTAAATTCATTTTGCCTGAAGAAAATGCAATTCTAGAAATgagaaaataaaatcattttaaggAGCAGTTTCAACTTTCAAGCATACACATGAATATTGAGAGGAAGTACAAATATATGCGACTGGTTAGTGTATAATGACTAACCAAATCTTGCGGGTTAAGCGGCAGTTtcttttgacaaaatttcaagAACTGCTTCTTTTGTGGGCAGAGCCGGAATGGCTCCTCTTTCCCTAACTGTGATGGCTCCACAAGCGTTCGCAAATTTGAGAGCTTCCCACAACTTGTTTTCATCCTgtcaaaaaaatatgaaaatatactAAACTTCTAACTTTTGCACTTTGCTATCAGTAATGCTATTTTCCTGCAATATTACTAATTAACCCTACTGGAATGCAACTTTTGATGCTAACTATGGCAGTTTAAACAAATTCTAACTATACTAACGTAGTCCTACTTATCGTCTTacattttgatatataattttaagaaCACCCTATTTTAAAAGCATTCTAGAACTCTATATATAAGCTACTTTTATACGAAAAAAATACTTTCCCCACATTTCATCTCGATTCTGTTTTGGCTCATTTTGTGGTTTTTGTTTATATGCTACATGGATATAGTCCACATGGTTGCTTCACTTGTGCACTATGTTGCACAAAAACTTGTCAAATCTTATGTTTTGGAAATACATATGGAACTCCAAAATTCTATATCTAGTGTTTTGCATTTAGgctttttaatttctatatttcTGTTTATGTGCTACTTAGCTTATGCAATGGCAGAGAAGCCTGCTAAATGCTGGATGAGGCATAAACCAGCCCAACTTTTTGAAAAGGTCTAGCTAATTAGAAGCAACTAAGTTTATTCTTTTGTACCTTAAAGAGATTGAGGTCTGAGGCCAATTTATTCAATATTCCCCCAACAAAAGCATCTCCTGCACCAGTTGTATCAACTGCATTAACTTGAACGCCAGCAACTCTACCCTTGAATGCCTGCATCACACTCAACAATGTTTTTCTGCTTAGGAAAATCCTAGGAATAATTTGGAACAAATTTAGCTAAAATGGTCTTAAATATTTGCATC
This window contains:
- the LOC126653728 gene encoding MADS-box protein SOC1 isoform X1; amino-acid sequence: MVRGKTQMRRIENATSRQVTFSKRRNGLLKKAFELSVLCDAEVSLIVFSPRGKLYEFASSSMQDTIERYRRHVKEHQTHKKVIDENSQQQLKIEAANLMKKIELLEVSKRKLLGEGLGSCNLEELQKIEQQLEKSVSSVRARKNQVYKEQIEQLKQKEKLLVAENAKLSEKCAVPALAVVKDKGEKRALEEGSPVSDVETELFIGPPESRIKRFHPTN
- the LOC126653728 gene encoding MADS-box protein SOC1 isoform X2, which produces MVRGKTQMRRIENATSRQVTFSKRRNGLLKKAFELSVLCDAEVSLIVFSPRGKLYEFASSSMQDTIERYRRHVKEHQTHKKVIDENSQQLKIEAANLMKKIELLEVSKRKLLGEGLGSCNLEELQKIEQQLEKSVSSVRARKNQVYKEQIEQLKQKEKLLVAENAKLSEKCAVPALAVVKDKGEKRALEEGSPVSDVETELFIGPPESRIKRFHPTN